The Leptidea sinapis chromosome 10, ilLepSina1.1, whole genome shotgun sequence sequence tctcaaactttttcgtctgtgtgttgcatgtcgcgtgacggtcgggcggcgcctatagttcgcagcagctgaccgtgtagtgtaggtatagactattactcatttgtgccagtgctccacgctattttgtttgatttgtcagtgtttaatataaatgttgattgTCAGTGTTTGatgtaaatgtttttatttattaaagtgaaacttttattcaatattttaaccaggactaagacacagagttcaataaaaataataatttgagactaagtctacttttattattcccCATTaccattcaaatttttttaagtataaaattaagattgataaagcgatttttatacccttaataataataataatagtctatTGAAGTGAACTGTCACGATTTTTTCCATCaaaattagaaaatattatttttagctatttttattggaattattatcaaaaattactatattataaagTGTTGCGGCACATCACTAGTGCCTCGGGTGAGCCGAGAGAATGTCCCCACCATTCTGTTTGCCATCGACGGTCAACCGACGCGGACGCGCACGCATCATATTTAAGAAAGCTATCGGCCGCGGCACTCAAGTCATATTTGTAAAAGTCATTTAATATACACTAGATTCAATACAGTtttgaagtatttatttatacattcccGAGAAGGAACATAAAGGAAAACCGATGaaaaaaaccaaaattaaaaattataaatttaaatataaaaaaaggaagAAAATATGTGACTAGTGAACAAGTACATTAATAACATGATAACAAGGAGAAATACAAAGCACGCACGCCCACCACCGCAGCTCGTTTCACCATACGACTCCACGTCGTCTGAGGAGGTGTACGCCACCCCCCCGGAGAACGATGAGTCGAGTAGTGATGACGAGCTGCTGCCTCCAGCGCCACGCCGAGCACCTGCGCTGCGCCGGGGGAGGCCACCGCTGCCGTGCCTGGGGTCAGTGGGACGCCCTGTCCTGCATCCGGCTCCCGCCGTCGGTGGTGTAGTGCGCCGCATGAGATGGACGAATATGATCAACAAAAATGGCATGCGAGCGTACTATGGGGCGATagaaagggaaacaaacctcaCTGCGTATCGTTCCCGAATGCTTTCTCTGTTTCAGATCCTTGAACCAGGAATGACCGTTACGACACAACGACTGACTGATCAAGTGCGGTTTATTAAACGCAACAACGTGTTGGATGATGCTACGCTTGATCGACTACGCTCTGAGGTGACAGTCTCTACACCTACCACTAATCAATCTCAACCATCTAACGATCAAGCGAACTCACATATTAATCTGATG is a genomic window containing:
- the LOC126966631 gene encoding uncharacterized protein LOC126966631, which translates into the protein MITRRNTKHARPPPQLVSPYDSTSSEEVYATPPENDESSSDDELLPPAPRRAPALRRGRPPLPCLGSVGRPVLHPAPAVGGVVRRMRWTNMINKNGMRAYYGAIERETNLTAYRSRMLSLFQILEPGMTVTTQRLTDQVRFIKRNNVLDDATLDRLRSEVTVSTPTTNQSQPSNDQANSHINLMSPTDCSSVVVDVETATVSTHDNEQLRRALEDSILEFRQIPASGKPRLPRFPTHNRKISLVVALDRILDPYLESSQDLADTHSILYYAAIAACRVAHTRFPDSDRGTRVAGETPHSQNRIEQRINAARTKIGKLICFRSGNTRPRVMRFVTQAFAGTKYIKPKDKSSRCHGTN